The following coding sequences are from one Candidatus Polarisedimenticolia bacterium window:
- the hisE gene encoding phosphoribosyl-ATP diphosphatase yields MIIPSIDLMGGRAVQLRRGTERLLESSEDPLDLARRFAFHGEVAVVDLDAAFGRDDNRELVRRLCRAAPCRVGGGVRREADVVDLIKAGATRVILGTAAEPGFLQRFPPDWLMVALDARQGRTVDQGWRRDTGETPCDRARRLEAYCSGFLFTQVEVEGTLEGTPLDPVRELQRSTSLPLTVAGGVRDIEDVRGLHRLGVDVQVGMALYTGRLDLDEATASLPDWTRGPLPTIARDQDGSVLMLAWSTVESLRAALAERRGVYHSRSRRALWRKGETSGHTQELLRVRYDCDADALLFTVRQTGPACHSGRPTCFGEGAGFDIRALRRIVASRHVLGSRLAAGSRRAAGDAGREPAGASPGSYTARLLADPGLLRAKVREEADEVASASDRGNLVWELADLFYHATVLMEAEGIGLDEVEAELRGRHR; encoded by the coding sequence ATGATCATCCCGAGCATCGACCTGATGGGGGGGCGCGCGGTGCAGCTGCGCCGCGGCACGGAGCGCCTCCTCGAGTCGTCCGAGGACCCGCTCGACCTGGCCCGGCGTTTCGCCTTCCATGGCGAGGTCGCGGTCGTCGATCTCGACGCCGCGTTCGGTCGCGACGACAACCGCGAGCTGGTGCGGCGCCTGTGCCGCGCCGCCCCCTGCCGCGTCGGCGGGGGGGTCCGACGCGAAGCGGACGTCGTCGACCTGATCAAGGCGGGGGCCACCCGCGTCATCCTCGGGACGGCGGCCGAACCCGGATTCCTGCAGCGCTTCCCGCCCGACTGGCTGATGGTGGCGCTCGACGCGCGCCAGGGCCGCACGGTCGACCAGGGATGGCGGCGCGACACGGGAGAGACCCCGTGCGATCGGGCGCGGCGCCTGGAGGCCTACTGCTCCGGGTTCCTGTTCACCCAGGTGGAGGTCGAGGGGACGCTCGAGGGAACGCCCCTCGATCCCGTGCGCGAGCTGCAGAGGTCGACCTCCCTCCCGCTGACCGTGGCCGGGGGAGTGAGGGACATCGAGGACGTGCGGGGGCTGCATCGCCTGGGCGTCGACGTGCAGGTCGGCATGGCGCTGTACACGGGGCGCCTCGATCTCGACGAGGCGACGGCGAGCCTGCCGGACTGGACGCGCGGTCCGCTCCCGACCATCGCCCGCGACCAGGACGGAAGCGTCCTGATGCTGGCCTGGAGCACGGTGGAGTCGCTGCGCGCCGCGCTCGCCGAGAGACGGGGGGTCTACCACTCCCGGTCGCGCCGGGCGCTGTGGCGCAAAGGGGAGACCTCCGGCCACACGCAGGAGCTCCTGCGAGTGCGCTACGACTGCGACGCCGACGCCCTGCTCTTCACCGTGCGGCAGACGGGTCCGGCCTGCCACTCCGGCCGGCCGACCTGCTTCGGCGAGGGAGCGGGCTTCGACATCCGGGCGCTGCGCCGCATCGTCGCCTCGCGCCACGTCCTCGGGTCGCGCCTCGCCGCCGGGTCGCGCCGCGCGGCCGGGGATGCGGGCCGCGAGCCGGCCGGCGCCTCGCCCGGCTCCTACACGGCGCGGCTGCTTGCCGATCCGGGGCTGCTGCGGGCCAAGGTGCGCGAGGAGGCGGACGAGGTCGCCTCCGCGTCCGACCGGGGAAACCTCGTCTGGGAGCTGGCCGATCTCTTCTATCACGCCACCGTGCTGATGGAGGCGGAGGGGATCGGGCTCGACGAGGTCGAGGCGGAGCTGCGGGGACGGCACCGATGA
- the hisD gene encoding histidinol dehydrogenase — MREAPDRAVARILEQVRLEGDAALRRLTRRFDGAGRASIEVSAAERRRGARSVDAATRAALRLAARRIAAFARMQKRSLRPFRHREKGINLEQRLVPIDSVGVYVPGGRHPLCSTVLMGAVPARVAGCRRVVLCTPPGRDGLPAPEILAAAEVAGVDRVFAVGGAQAIAAMAFGTRTVPTVDLIVGPGNRYVAAAKRLVAGRVGIDFHAGPSELLVIADRTADPDWAASDLLAQAEHDPDARLWLVVLGAGVAGRFLRAIRRLTRLLPAGSPNRDAATAALRNLRVRSCRSIEEACRQADRVAPEHLSIQTASPRRLVPLLHNYGSLFLGGFSAVAFGDYVAGPNHILPTAGGARATGGLSVLRFLRVTTVQQVSASGARRLAPAARHLARLEGLEAHRRSVEARDGGARRGPGAGREAAARAVLFDFNGVLVDDETYHWRAFRQVVWQYGIALPRARYNARYLVFDDRTALEAILKDAGRTNLPLTRLLREKRGAYRRLAAGVRIGARAVRLVREVARRVPVAIVSGATRIEIRAVLRRARLEGAFRVIVAAEDVRRPKPAPDGYRLALRRLGLPRGGGCVAIEDSPGGIQAARAAGLAVIGVATTFQARALRRAGARRAVSRIDQLTPQELLQGVLTRGDGPGVR, encoded by the coding sequence ATGAGGGAGGCGCCCGACCGGGCCGTGGCGCGGATTCTCGAGCAGGTGCGCCTCGAGGGGGACGCGGCCCTGCGCCGCCTGACGCGCCGGTTCGACGGCGCCGGCCGCGCGTCGATCGAAGTCTCCGCCGCCGAACGGCGCCGGGGCGCTCGAAGCGTGGATGCGGCGACCCGGGCGGCGCTGCGGCTGGCGGCGCGCCGGATCGCCGCCTTCGCCCGCATGCAGAAGCGTTCCCTCCGCCCCTTCCGGCACCGGGAAAAGGGGATCAACTTGGAGCAACGTCTCGTGCCGATCGACAGCGTCGGGGTGTACGTGCCCGGCGGCCGGCATCCCCTCTGCTCGACCGTCCTGATGGGGGCCGTGCCGGCGCGCGTCGCCGGCTGCCGCCGCGTGGTCCTCTGCACGCCGCCGGGTCGGGACGGCCTCCCGGCCCCGGAGATCCTGGCGGCGGCGGAGGTGGCCGGCGTGGACCGGGTGTTCGCCGTCGGCGGAGCGCAGGCGATCGCCGCCATGGCGTTCGGCACCCGCACCGTCCCAACGGTCGACCTGATCGTCGGTCCCGGCAACCGCTACGTCGCCGCCGCCAAGCGCCTGGTGGCCGGCCGGGTCGGGATCGATTTCCATGCCGGCCCTAGCGAGCTCCTGGTGATCGCGGACAGGACGGCCGACCCCGACTGGGCGGCGTCCGACCTCCTGGCTCAGGCGGAGCACGACCCGGATGCGCGTCTCTGGCTGGTCGTCCTGGGGGCTGGCGTGGCCGGCAGGTTCCTGCGCGCGATCCGCCGGCTGACCCGCCTCCTGCCGGCCGGCAGCCCGAACCGGGATGCGGCGACCGCGGCCCTCCGGAACCTGCGCGTGCGCTCGTGCCGGTCGATCGAGGAGGCCTGCCGCCAGGCGGACCGCGTCGCCCCGGAGCACCTGTCGATCCAGACCGCCTCGCCGCGGCGGCTCGTGCCGCTGCTGCACAACTACGGCTCCCTCTTCCTGGGGGGATTCTCGGCCGTGGCCTTCGGCGACTACGTCGCCGGACCGAACCACATCCTGCCGACGGCGGGAGGGGCCCGCGCGACCGGCGGCCTGTCCGTCCTGCGCTTTCTCAGGGTGACGACCGTGCAGCAGGTCTCCGCCTCCGGGGCCCGGCGCCTGGCGCCGGCGGCGCGCCACCTCGCCCGGCTGGAGGGACTGGAGGCGCACCGCCGGTCGGTCGAGGCGCGCGACGGCGGAGCGCGTCGGGGTCCGGGCGCCGGCAGGGAGGCCGCCGCGCGCGCCGTCCTGTTCGACTTCAACGGCGTGCTGGTGGACGACGAGACGTACCACTGGCGCGCCTTCCGGCAGGTGGTGTGGCAATACGGAATCGCTTTGCCCCGCGCCCGCTACAACGCGCGCTATCTGGTCTTCGACGACCGCACGGCGCTCGAAGCCATCCTGAAGGACGCGGGGCGGACGAACCTTCCCCTGACGAGGCTGTTGCGCGAGAAACGGGGCGCCTACCGCCGCCTGGCGGCAGGGGTCCGCATCGGCGCGCGCGCCGTGCGGCTGGTGCGCGAGGTGGCCCGCCGCGTCCCGGTGGCCATCGTCTCGGGGGCGACCCGGATCGAGATCCGCGCGGTCCTGCGTCGGGCCCGCCTGGAAGGCGCATTCCGCGTGATCGTGGCGGCGGAGGATGTCAGGCGGCCCAAGCCAGCCCCCGACGGCTACCGGCTCGCCCTGCGCCGGCTGGGACTGCCCCGCGGGGGTGGCTGCGTGGCGATCGAGGACTCTCCCGGGGGGATACAGGCGGCGCGGGCCGCCGGTCTCGCGGTCATCGGCGTCGCGACGACCTTTCAGGCGCGCGCGCTCCGCCGCGCCGGCGCCAGGAGGGCGGTATCGCGGATTGATCAACTGACGCCTCAAGAATTGCTCCAGGGGGTCTTGACAAGGGGGGATGGGCCTGGAGTAAGGTGA
- a CDS encoding trypsin-like peptidase domain-containing protein: MANATGATRRYVGLSLLSLLVAVFVAVAWTSPVTAGPYAEAPMRYVTEGFTAEEHLQQQAELSRRLGAELPAAAMDRELRIRLTPDEVAAIERDARASVPLKIGLVKALAPGLELYGLSRGPQDRQPGRGTSGLAQRTSDGGYAWAALVTAEGAGAIRLHIEDMSLPRGAELYFYSRDGQAFGPYTDTGRNGTGEFWTETIFATEAILQLRVAGPSAERSLRDVTFRVVEAGLITPSFAGSLDITPQAPPPPGWPCGNAACIVDATCVNTAPAPDLKLAVAKMEWIQGAFIYTCTGGLINDLNPSQDNFFLTANHCVSKNSNAQNVNFYWRFATSSCNATSCPSNSGWPYQTSGSTVSKTGRKGDFSLLHLNAAPPSGSVVLGYNTTPVANSNGIHLYRVSNPNFGPQVYSQHDVDTSAPTCSGWPRGERIYSRDITGAIDGGSSGSPIANSTGQIVGQLSGTCGLNPSQVCSSGPGEDNATVDGAFAFYFSLVQPILAP, encoded by the coding sequence ATGGCAAACGCAACCGGTGCGACACGACGGTACGTAGGCCTCTCGCTCCTGTCCCTGCTGGTCGCCGTATTCGTGGCCGTCGCCTGGACCTCACCGGTGACCGCCGGCCCGTACGCCGAAGCCCCCATGCGATACGTGACCGAGGGCTTCACCGCCGAGGAGCACCTGCAGCAGCAGGCCGAGCTGAGCCGACGGCTGGGCGCCGAGCTCCCCGCGGCCGCGATGGACCGGGAGCTCCGGATTCGCCTCACCCCGGATGAGGTCGCCGCGATCGAAAGGGATGCGCGGGCTTCGGTGCCGCTCAAGATCGGCCTGGTGAAGGCTCTCGCCCCGGGACTCGAGCTGTACGGACTGAGCCGCGGACCGCAGGATCGGCAGCCCGGCCGCGGGACGAGCGGGCTGGCGCAGCGGACGTCGGACGGCGGATACGCCTGGGCGGCGTTGGTGACGGCCGAGGGTGCGGGGGCAATCCGCCTGCACATCGAGGACATGTCCCTTCCCCGCGGCGCCGAGCTCTACTTCTACAGCCGCGACGGCCAGGCGTTCGGACCCTACACAGACACCGGCCGAAACGGCACGGGGGAATTCTGGACCGAGACCATCTTCGCGACCGAGGCCATCCTGCAGCTTCGCGTCGCGGGTCCTTCGGCCGAGCGTTCCCTGCGCGACGTCACCTTCCGGGTCGTCGAGGCCGGCCTGATCACGCCGTCCTTCGCCGGCAGCCTCGACATCACCCCCCAGGCGCCGCCCCCTCCGGGCTGGCCCTGCGGCAACGCCGCCTGCATCGTCGATGCGACCTGCGTCAATACAGCCCCCGCTCCCGACCTGAAGCTCGCCGTCGCCAAGATGGAGTGGATCCAGGGTGCCTTCATCTACACCTGCACGGGTGGCCTGATCAACGACCTCAACCCGTCCCAGGACAACTTCTTCCTGACCGCCAACCACTGCGTCAGCAAGAACAGCAACGCGCAAAACGTCAACTTCTATTGGAGGTTCGCCACCTCGTCCTGCAATGCCACGAGCTGCCCGAGCAACTCCGGCTGGCCGTACCAGACGAGCGGGTCGACCGTCTCGAAGACCGGCCGGAAGGGGGACTTCAGCTTGCTGCACCTGAACGCGGCCCCACCGTCGGGCTCCGTGGTGCTGGGCTACAACACCACACCCGTGGCCAACAGCAACGGGATCCATCTCTACCGGGTCAGCAACCCGAACTTCGGTCCCCAGGTCTACTCGCAGCACGACGTGGACACATCGGCGCCGACCTGCTCCGGCTGGCCGCGCGGCGAGCGCATCTACAGCCGCGACATCACGGGCGCGATCGATGGCGGCAGCAGCGGCTCGCCGATCGCCAATTCTACGGGTCAGATCGTGGGGCAGCTCAGCGGGACGTGCGGCCTCAACCCCAGCCAGGTCTGCTCGAGCGGTCCGGGCGAAGACAACGCCACCGTGGACGGCGCGTTCGCCTTCTACTTCTCGCTCGTGCAACCGATCCTCGCCCCATAG
- a CDS encoding helix-turn-helix domain-containing protein produces the protein MARSRDLSRRVVTRARIVLASAEGISNRKVGRRLRVSRPTVIQWRARFKAGGAETLLHEAPRRGRPHRIPPGLVDSIVRATRETIPQPAGRWSVRTMAAAYGLSPSTVRRIWKGHGLLPHIEAFFGAMEAQDAP, from the coding sequence ATGGCCCGATCACGTGACCTGTCCAGACGGGTCGTCACCCGGGCCCGCATCGTGCTCGCGTCAGCCGAGGGAATCTCGAACCGGAAGGTGGGGCGACGCCTGCGCGTCTCGCGTCCCACGGTGATCCAATGGCGCGCGCGCTTCAAGGCTGGGGGCGCGGAGACGCTCCTGCACGAGGCCCCGCGCCGGGGCCGCCCCCACCGCATCCCCCCGGGGCTGGTGGACTCGATCGTCAGAGCGACCCGCGAGACGATCCCCCAGCCGGCGGGCCGCTGGAGTGTCCGGACCATGGCCGCCGCGTATGGTCTGAGCCCATCGACCGTGCGGCGCATCTGGAAGGGCCACGGCCTCCTGCCGCATATCGAGGCGTTCTTCGGGGCGATGGAAGCCCAGGATGCGCCCTAA